From the genome of Agromyces badenianii:
CAGGCGATGCCGAAGAGGGCGATCGCGCCGACGATGCCGGCCGGGAAGGTCGACTGCTTCGGGACATCCGACGCCTTGACCTTGCACGTCACGAAGATGAGCGCCGCGATGATGCCCATGACCACCTCGATGATGACGGTGATGCTCACCCGCAGCGGGTCGCCGTCGTCATCGGTGCCGATGACGGGGCGAATGCCCTCGAAGAGGCCGAACAGCACGATCACGCCGACACCCGCGAGGAAGAGCGACGCCGAGAGCACCGCCGAGCGGGGCAGCTTCTTGTCGACGTCGACCTGCACTGCAGGCTTCACGAGGTGCGCGGCGAGGCGGCGCTGGAACTCGGGATCGTCCTCGAGCTCCTTGCCCTTGCGCACCATGACGATGGCCGCGACGGCGAGTCCGACGATCGACGCCGGCCACATGATGAGCAGCAGCTTGCCGAGATCGACGCCCTGGGGCGCCAGCAGCACGACCATCGACGCGGTCGCGGCGGAGACCGGACTGCAGAGGATGCCGACCTGCGAGGCCACCGCCGAGACCGACAGCGCCCGCTCGGGGCGGATCTTCTGCTGGTACGACACGTCGTAGATCACCGGCAGCAGCGGATAGAAGATGTTGCCGGTGCCCGCACCGACCGTGAACAGGAACGACATCGCGGGTGCCAGGAACACCACCGACTTCGGCCGCTTCTTGATCACCTTCGCGGCGACCGACACCATCCAGTCGATGCCGCCGGCGGCTTGCATGACGGATGCCGCGGTGATGACGGTGATGACGATGAAGACCGCATCGACGGGCGCGTTGCCGGGTGCCTCGCCGAACACGAAGATGAGCACCGCGACACCCACGAGGCCCCAGACGCCGAGGCCGATCCCGCTCGTGCGGGTGCCCATGAAGATCGCCGCGATGACGACGATCAGCTCGGCGACGAGGATCCACACGTTGTCGTTCACGACGAGGGCCCCTTCGCGATGGGGCCGGTACTCTCGAGCACTTGCACCGGGAGCTTCGTCTCGACGATGCTGCCGTCGACCGCCTCGACCTTCAGCGCGAGCGCGTTCTCGACCGGACTGATCGCGGTGACGAACTCCGAGCCGTCGAAGTGCAGCGACTGCAGGTTGCCGACGGCGTAGCCGGTCGTGAGCTCGCCGCTGAGGAGCGAGGCGTGGAAGAGCGGTTGCCGCTGGTCTTCCGCGTCGTAGTGCGGGCAGAAGCTGCCGTGCAGGAATCCGAGCCCCTCGGGAAGCACCTGCAGCGTCGGCCCGTAGCTGTCGGTCGTGCCGCCCTCGAACCAGCAGATGCCGCCGGCGCTGCCGCCGGTGAAGACCGTGTTCGACGACGGGTCCTCCCACATCTCGCGCATGATCTCGTCGAGGCCCTGGCGTTTCCAGACATCGAGCATGTTCGCGGTGTTGCCGCCGCCGACGTGGATCACGTCGAAGCCGCGCACGAATCCGGCGAGGTCGTCGACGGCCCGGTGGAAGAGCGGGAGATGATGCGGCGCGCAGCGGTCGGAGTCGTACGTCGTGTAGAAGCTCACGATGTACGCGGCGTCGTCGCCGGTCGCCGTGCCGACGAAGAGCACGCGCGGTCGCTCCTTGCCGGTGAGCTTCAAGATGTACTCGTGCGTCGGATCCGCCCGACGCTCCATCATGACCTTGCCTGCGCCGGTCGCGACCACATGCGCCATGTTCCCCCCAAAACGTCGTTCCCCTGGGCACACGCTAGCGGGAGAGCGTCAGCCGTGTCGAGAACCGTCCGGTGGGTCGGGGAGCGCACGACGACGACGGACTCTTCCCGAGACCTGCGGATCGGAATCCCCCCAGCGCCTCCCGATGCGCATGCTGAAGGGCCGCCCCGCGGGGTGTCCCTCCCCCGCGCGGCGGCCCTGCAATCCGGGGAACGGACCCCCGGGATTCGCGGCGCCTAGACGGTGCGCGCGAACGTCTCTCGCGGCTGACGACGGTAGCCGTCACGCGCGGTGACGACGATCGAGCCGATGACGGCGGCGGCGGAGACGCCGCCGAGAAGCACGATGATGCTGAGCACGGTGGATCCTTTCGAAGTACGAGCGGGTGATCGAGCGTTCGATGCCCCATTGCACGTGTTCGACACCTCAATTGAACCGCGAACAACCATGCAGCACAAGCTCACAATTCTACAATGACAATGTAGGCTAGCTTCATGGATGTGCGTCGACTGGACCTGCTCAGAGAGCTCGCTGAACGGGGCAGCATCACCGCGGTCGCCGAGGCGACCGGCCGCACCCCTTCGGCGGTGTCGCAACAGCTCAAGGTGCTCGAACGCGAGGCCGGCATGCCGCTCACCGAACGCTCCGGCCGAGGTGTCGCGCTCACGAGCGCCGGTCACGCACTCGCGCGGAGCGCCGCCGACGTCGCGATCGCCCTCGAGCGCGCCACGGCCCTCTGGGACGAGTTCCGCAACCACCCGAGCGGCGAGGTGTCGCTGCTCACCTTCCCGACCATCGGGGCGACCCTGCTGCCGGCCGTGCTCGCCGACCTCGCACCGGTCGCCGGTCTCGTCGTGAACGCCACCGACCTCGACCCCGGGCTCGCCGAGTTCGCCGACCTCACCGCCGACTTCGACATCGTGCTCGCGCACACGATGCCGGGGGTGCTGCCGTGGGGCGGGCGCGGTCTGAAGGCGGTGCCGCTCCTGACCGAGCCGCTCGACATCGGCATCCCCGCCGATCACCGACTCGCCGGGCGCGCCCACGTGACCCCCGCCGACCTCGTCGACGAGACCTGGCTCAGCGTGCCGCCGGGCTTCCCGTTCGAGCGCATCCTGCACGCGATCGAGCAGCAGACCGGGCACCGTGCCACCGTGCGACAGCGTTTCAGCGACATGCGCATCATCGAGGCGTTCATCGAGGCGGGTCTCGGCATCGCGTTCGTGCCGCGCTACACGACGGGCACGGTGCCCGATTCGATCGTGTTGAAGCCGCTGCGCGGCGTGGCATCCGCTCGTCAGATCGTGGCGCTCGTGCGGCCGGATGTCGCGGAGCGCCTCGCCGTGCGCACGGTGCT
Proteins encoded in this window:
- a CDS encoding LysR family transcriptional regulator, which encodes MDVRRLDLLRELAERGSITAVAEATGRTPSAVSQQLKVLEREAGMPLTERSGRGVALTSAGHALARSAADVAIALERATALWDEFRNHPSGEVSLLTFPTIGATLLPAVLADLAPVAGLVVNATDLDPGLAEFADLTADFDIVLAHTMPGVLPWGGRGLKAVPLLTEPLDIGIPADHRLAGRAHVTPADLVDETWLSVPPGFPFERILHAIEQQTGHRATVRQRFSDMRIIEAFIEAGLGIAFVPRYTTGTVPDSIVLKPLRGVASARQIVALVRPDVAERLAVRTVLDVLVARASRLERAHAAA
- a CDS encoding peptidase E; protein product: MAHVVATGAGKVMMERRADPTHEYILKLTGKERPRVLFVGTATGDDAAYIVSFYTTYDSDRCAPHHLPLFHRAVDDLAGFVRGFDVIHVGGGNTANMLDVWKRQGLDEIMREMWEDPSSNTVFTGGSAGGICWFEGGTTDSYGPTLQVLPEGLGFLHGSFCPHYDAEDQRQPLFHASLLSGELTTGYAVGNLQSLHFDGSEFVTAISPVENALALKVEAVDGSIVETKLPVQVLESTGPIAKGPSS
- a CDS encoding anaerobic C4-dicarboxylate transporter family protein, with translation MNDNVWILVAELIVVIAAIFMGTRTSGIGLGVWGLVGVAVLIFVFGEAPGNAPVDAVFIVITVITAASVMQAAGGIDWMVSVAAKVIKKRPKSVVFLAPAMSFLFTVGAGTGNIFYPLLPVIYDVSYQQKIRPERALSVSAVASQVGILCSPVSAATASMVVLLAPQGVDLGKLLLIMWPASIVGLAVAAIVMVRKGKELEDDPEFQRRLAAHLVKPAVQVDVDKKLPRSAVLSASLFLAGVGVIVLFGLFEGIRPVIGTDDDGDPLRVSITVIIEVVMGIIAALIFVTCKVKASDVPKQSTFPAGIVGAIALFGIAWLANTFVAANNTLIVEGLGSLVSGSSAFLGALLFAFALFVVAMLTTSQSSATNAIVPIGITIGLPASLLVGLWPAAMGIYTLPANGSQVATVAFDQTGTTKMGKFVVDHSFQLPNLIYVVVAIIVGVALSFVIV